CCGCGTCGGTTCCTGCTGCGTAGTTTCTGTCGGAGCCTTTGTACTGCTGCGCTGACTTGCAGGAGCCGTGCTTTCTGCCCTGTTTGGCGGAGGCAATGTTCTTTCCGGCTGCTGCATTGTAACGGTATTTTTGCCTGATTCCACTACAGCGGCAGTTTCTTCCTGCTGCTCTTGTGCGGCTGGTACTGCTGCTACATCAGTTGCCGGAGTGTCATTTAAGAAATAGTAAACACCAAGGGTGGCAAGCAGCAAAAGCAGGATCACGCCAAACCAGCCGATGGGGCGCCAGCCGGTATCCGGAGGCTGTACCTCCGCCTTGATGTTTTTCCATCCGTCGGTTGGCGGCTCCTCTTCGAGCTCCAGCAGCTTACGCCTTATTTCTTCCAGTTCTTTATCAGTCAGCATTTCTCAGATATTGAATGTTTTTGCAGCGTCTTCTTCAGATGGCTTTTTGCCTTTGCCAGTTGCGACTTGGAGGTGCCCTCCGCAATGCCCAGCATTTCGGATATTTCGCGGTGGTTATAGCCCTCCACCACGTACAGGTTAAAGATAACCTTGTAGCCTTCGGGTAGTTGGTTGATCAGCAGTAGCAGTTCCTGGCCCGAAATACTGCTGATGATATCGTCTCCTGCCGGCGTGCTTTCCTCCACGGTGCTATAGTCGGTCTGGAACTCGTACTTCCGGTTCTGGTGCCAATGGTTGATGGCGGTGTTCACGAATATCCGGCGCACCCAGCCTTCAAAGGAGCCGCCGTTGTAGCTATCCAGGTGCTTGAATACCTTTACGAAGGCCTCATGGAAAATATCCTCCGCCTCGAACCTCGACTTGGTATAGCGGGTGCAAACTGCCATCATACGCCGGGAGTAAAGCGTGTACAGCTTCTCCTGGGCAGCGGCTTTCCCCTGCTTGCAGCCTGCTATGATTTCTTCCTCAGTTTGCACCTTCTTACCTGTTATCAAGCCAAATTACCTTGTACAATAGGGCGCCGCTGCCCGGTGTGGGAGCAGGAGCAAGGGGGCGGCAGCTATTTCCTGGCGTAAGCATGTTACTGTGCTTTTACCTTTATTTTAACCTGCATTTGCTGCATGCCACTCTTAAAATCGACGCTGTACGTGAAGGCGTCCTCGCCCACAAAGTTTCGGTTGGGCGTGTAGATAAATGTAGGATTCTTGTAGCTTCCCGGGTAATCATAAAACCGCAGGGTGCCATGTTGTGGCTGTATGGTTACGGGGGCAAAAGGAAGGAAATTGCAGAAAGAGTCGTTGGCGAAAATTTTAATTTCTTTGGGCGTGTTGCTGGTTGTTTCCAGCGAGTCGGCTCCCAGTGCCTCAACGCAGGTGCTGAAGTCGATGGACTCTTCTACGTGAATGACTATTTTCTCTGTTTTGCAGATCGCGTCGCTGCACACGGTATACGTCAGGCTGTCTGTTCCCCAGAAATCAGTAGCCGGGATGTAGAACGTCTCATATTCCTCGCCAACGTAAATGCCGGGCGCCACCTGCCCGTGCCGGGGCTGGCCGTACGTTACACTCACGGCTGCCTTGAGGCTGTCATTCACCAGCGGCAGGAGCATCAGCCTTACGGTGTCGTTGTTTTTAAACATGTACACCTCGTCGGGGAACAGTTTGAATTCATGGAAGGAAACAGGAATCACATCCTCTTCAAACGTATCGCAGCCCCAACTAAAGAGCCCCAGCAGTAGGAGCAGCAGCGGGGTACAGGTATTTATACTTCTTTTCATCACACAACAAAGTATAGGTTTCTGCCGGGAAGACAGGGCGGCATCGGGAAGGGTTGCCCGGGTACGGGATATATTTTCAGAGGCGCACCTACTACCAGGAGAGGCTGTTATTACACGGCTTCTCCTGGTGATTCGGTTAGTTAAGATAAACTTTAAGTATGTGAATTTCAATAGCGCCAGGCTATGAAATCTGGCGGATGCGCCGAGGTAGCGCAGCGTTTTTTCCGGAAGGGAGTAGAGTGGAGGGGGAGTCTTAGCGCTGCGCCAGCATCTGGTGCAGCACGCCTTCTTTCAGCGCGTACGCCGACACCCGGATTTCCTGCAGCTTATACTTCTCCAGCACAAAGTCCACGGCTATACTTGCCAGCACAATCATGTCCACGCGCATTTCCAGCATGCCGGGGATAGCCAGGCGTTCGTTGTGGTTCTTGCGGAGCAGTTCCTGGTGTACGGTATAAAAATCCTCCACCGCCAGTGTAGAAGCCACAGGCTGTGTTTGGGTGCGGGAAGTATCGCCTTTGCGCAGACCATCTATGTCGCAGAGGGTGTCGAAGGTGCCGGAGGAACCGACAAGTATGGTGGGTTTATACTTGGCTACGGCCGCTGTGAGCGGCTGCAGGCGTTCCTCCAGGTACGCTTTTTCAGCGGCTATACTTTCGGCTGTGATCGGGTCCTGGGTGAAGAATTTATCCATCAGGCGCTGCGCTCCCAGCTCAAAGCTTTGCTTCCAGAAAATTTCCTGCTGGTTGCAAAGTATAAACTCGATGCTGCCGCCGCCGATGTCCGTGATCAGGGCCGTGTTCTCGTCGAGCACCCCGGCAGCGCGCACGCCGTAGTAGATAAACTCTGCCTCGCGCGCACCGTCAATCACCTCTACCCGGATATCGGTTTGCTTGAAGATGTCCTTTACAAAGGAGTCACCGTTGCTGGCGTTGCGCACCATACTTGTCGCCAGGGCCCGCACCGTTTGTGCGCCATAGCTGTCTATTGTGGTACGGAAGTCTCGCAGGGTTCTTAACGCGCGCTCTGATGCCTCGGGCGCAATGGCCCCGTTGCTGATGCCGCCCTGCCCCAAACGCACCGGCACTTTCGTTTTATACAGCTCGTGCAGTTGTCCCTGCTCGTCTACTTCCGTTATCAGCAGGTGAAAGGTGTTGGTGCCCATGTCAATGAGGGCGAGGCGGTTGGTCATGAGATTTTTCTTAAATGGGACAGCTTTAGTTAGCTTTGGATTCGCGTTTCCACTGCTCAATCTTGTTTATCATTAGAGCTTTGTTCAACTCAAATTGTTTTGCTCTGTGACCATTAGCACCGGAAGGGTGGGGAAAGCCGCTTAAGATATAATTACTATTTAACTTGTTGTTTGATTGTAGCTCAATAAATATATCATTGACGTTCTTCCCCAGTGGGATTATAAGTGCATCTGTAAAGAAGCACATTTCTGGTACTAGATGAGTTTCTATTTGATTCCACAATAACGAACTTTTTAATGGTGATGGTGAGGACCCTGTATAGTTTCGACCTGAGCTAAAAACGGGATATCTGAGTGCGGATGTAGAGTGTAATAAGTCGTTGTCTAAATCAAACAGATTTGCTGTAGACTTTAGGTTTAGCTTTTCATGTAGTCCAAGTTCATCTAGCATCTTAATTAAGTTAGAACGCATTGAACCGGCGAAGCTTGACTCTGATTTGACCTTTTTCAAAGCTGATTCATAGCTGTACCCTTTATGTAATTCTGTGATGACAGTGTTGAAGGATTTTTCCATTTGAGTCCATCCTGGAGTTATGCCAACAATGACTACAGGGGCCGTCTTATTGATGTAATCAAAAGGAGCAAAGTAGACTTCAAGGTTTTTCTCGGTTGCTATCAAATAGCCCTCTTTTATTAAATCGGTTTTAGTGTACCTATCCTTTCTTGGCTCTCTTTTAATCCTATCTTCGAAGTTCATGCTTGATATCAGATTTATGGAACAACTTACTTTTGCCCCTAATAGATAAAGTCTCTCTTAAAGGGTAAGCCCACTGCTATATTTACACTACCTCCTCGCTGAGCTAAACCGAAAGAACGTCCCCAACGGTAATCTCCTGTTTCCACTGTCGTGCAGGTATAGCTCGCCCAGTTCCTCGTTCTGAATCTGCTCGCCGAAGGTGCCGCGCATCAGGTTGTCCAGGATCATGGCCGAGAAGCCGATGGAGTAGAGGTTGATCAGCAGGAAATAGTCGGTGCCGTCCAGCATTTCGCGGCACAGCTTTATCATCTCGTTCAGTTCCTCTTCCAGTTGCCATTTCTCGCCGTTGGGGCCGCGGCCGTAGCTTGGCGGGTCCAGGATGATGCCGTTGTAGGTGTTGCCGCGCTTCACTTCGCGGCGGGCATACTTCATGGCGTCTTCCACGAGCCAGCGCACGTTGTCCAGGTTGCTGGCTTCCATGTTGTCGCGGGCCCAGAAGTTAACCTGCTTTATCGAGTCGAGGTGCGTTACGTCGGCACCAGCGGCTTTGGCGGCCAGGGTGGCGGCGCCGGTGTAGGCAAACATGTTCAGCACCTTCGGCTGTGGTGTTTTCAGCTTTTGGGTGGTGTCGTAGATGAACTTCCAGTTGCTGTCCTGCTCCGGAAAAATCCCTACGTGCTTAAACGATGACAGACCAAGTCGGAAACGCAGTTTCAGGTCGTTGTACTGGTAGTTGATGAACCACTGCTCCGGCATTCCTTTCTTCAGTTTCCACTGGCCTTTCTCCTGGCTGCCCTTGTCGCGGGTGAACACGGCGTTGGCCATGCGCTGCCACTCCTGCTCCGGCAAGTGCTTGTCCCAGATGGCCTGAGGTTCAGGGCGCGCCACGTAATAGTCTCCGAAACGCTCTAACTTCTCAAAATTTCCGGAATCCACCAGTTCGTAGTCAGCCCAGTTTTCTGTTGTTAAAAAGGAATACATATCTTTGTCGTTAATTTCTGGCTTTGTGCCGGTTGGCGGCTAAATTACGCATTATCCGCCGAACCTGAAAAAGGCACGGAGTCGCCTATTTATTTGTTACAGCTACATGGCAATAAGCTTTTATAAGTACCAGGGCACGGGCAACGACTTCGTGATGGTCGATAACCGCAAACATAATTTTCCGGCTGATGATGAAGCGCTGGTAAAATCGCTCTGCGACCGCCGTACCGGTGTGGGCGCAGACGGCTTGATTTTGCTGCAGAACCACCCGGACTACGACTTCGAGATGGTGTACTACAACGCCGATGGCCGCGTGGGCTCTATGTGCGGCAACGGTGCCCGCTGCACGGTTCGCTTTGCCCGGCAGTTAGGTGTGATCGAGGATGTAGCCTGCTTCCTGGCCGCCGACGGTGAGCACCAGGCCAGCGTGGAGCGCGACCTCATCCAGCTAAAGATGCACGACGTGAAGGAGGTAGAGCAGATTGGGGAGGATTTCTACCTGAACACAGGCTCGCCGCACTATGTGCGTTTTGTGGAGGATGTGGAGCTGCTGGATGTCTATGAGGAGGGCCGCGCGATCCGCTACAACGAGCGCTTCAACGAAGTAGGCACCAACGTAAATTTCGTGCAGCGCCTGTCGGACAACGAAATTTTTGTGCGCACCTACGAGCGCGGCGTGGAAGATGAAACATTATCCTGCGGAACCGGCGTGACCGCCGCGGCCTTGGTAGCGGGCATGAAAGGCATGCAGAGCCCCGTAAAGGTAAAGGTGCTGGGAGGCGAGTTGCAGGTGGCCTTTGAGCAGCATGAAACGGGCGGCTTCAAGCATATTTATTTGATGGGACCGGCCAGGCAGGTGTTCAGTGGTACGGTGCCCTTGCAGCAAGTATAAATTACACGTATAAAGCAGACCGCTGGTAATGTATTGCCGGCGGTCTTTGTTTTTCAACCCCAAGTATAAAACAGCGTGTTCCTCAAGTCAGACCATACCTACCTGCGGGCCCTGGAGCCAACCGACCTGGAGTTCCTGTATGCCCTGGAAAATGATACCACCGTGTGGCATGTGGGCAACACCCTCACGCCCTATGCCAAATTTGTGCTGGAGGCTTACCTCGAAAACGCCACGGCCGATATCTATACTGTGAAGCAACTGCGCCTGGCCATCTGCAACAGCAGCCACCAGCCTGTGGGCGCCATCGACCTGTTCGACTTTGACCCGCTGCACGCCCGCGCAGGCATCGGCATTGTGGTAACCGCCGAGCACCGGGGCAACGGCCACGCCAAAGATGCCCTGGAGCTGCTGCTTGGCTACTGCCATAAAACGCTGCAACTGCACCAGGTGTACTGTTCCGTCACAGCAAGCAACCTGGCAAGTATAAACCTGTTTGCCCAGGCAGGCTTTAAGCAGGTGGGCGTGCGGAAAGAGTGGCTCCGAACATTAGAGGGTTGGGACGATGTAGTAGAGATGCAGTGCCTGATGCAGCAGGATCAAACCCAAGTATAGGTATAGATAAAATAAATATGGAATTCAGAATAGCAACCGCAGCCGATATACCGGGCATGTCCCGGGTGCGTTTTGCCGTGCAGGAAAACCAGCTGTCAGACCCCTCGCTGGTGACGCCAGAGAACTATCGTGAGATGATCGGGGAGAAAGGCGCTGGTTGGGTGTGTGCAGTGGCGGGAGAGGTCGTGGGCTTCTCCATCGTGGACCTGACGGAGGCCAACGTGTGGGCACTGTTTGTGGACCCGACCTACGCAGGCAGGGGCATTGGCCGGAAGCTGCATGACGAAATGCTGGCCTGGAGCCTTGCCCAAGGGCAGCAGCACCTGTGGCTCTCCACAGACTCCGGTACCCGCGCCGAGGCATTCTACCGCAAAGCAGGGTGGCAGCAAACAGGCACAGCGCCAAACGGGGAAGTGCGGTTTGAGCTGTCGCTTCCGGCCTGGAGCAGCCGCTTCCAGGCTGCTGAGTAAAGTCGTGCGGAACGCGCTGAACTTCTGACACATTGCCACGCGTTATCCTTCTATGACACCGCTACAAGTGTTCAGCAAGAGCTTATAGCGCTTTTGCTATACTTGGTCGGTAATTATGGCAGAACATTTCCAGTGCCCCGGTTCTGGTATTGTTTTAGTGCAAAGCATTAGATATATCGGAAAAACAGCTATTTTTGACGATATTGCAAACAGAGAAATCACTTAAGTAAACGAAATACAGATGTTCGATTTTTTCGGGAAAACCGTTGCGAAAATATTCGGGACTAAATCCGACAGAGATATAAAAGAGGTACTGCCTTATGTATCTAAAATTAATGAGGAGTATGTTAAGCTTAGCGGTCTTACCGACGATGAGCTGCGTGGCAAGACCTTCGAGATAAAGGGCATCATTGATGAGCGCCTGAAGCCGATTGACGATAAAATTGCCGCCCTGCACCAGCGCGTGATCGATGAACCGGAGCTGAACATCGTGCAGAAGGAGAATATCTTCGCAGAGATTGATGAGCTGGAGAAGGACCGCAACAAGGAACTGGAAGTAGTGCTGATGGAAGTGCTGCCAACTGGTTTCGCCGTGGTGAAGGAAACCGCCCGTCGCTGGAAAGAGAACGGACAGCTGGTGGTAACCGCCACCGACCACGACCGCATGATTGCCGGCCGCAAAATAAACGTGCAGATTGAAGGTGATAAAGCTACCTGGGCCAACAGATGGATGGCCGCCGGTAGCGAGATTGTCTGGGACATGCTGCACTACGATGTGCAGCTGATTGGTGGCACCGTGCTGCACCAGGGCAAGATTGCCGAGATGGCCACAGGTGAAGGTAAAACACTGGTGGCGACACTGCCGGCTTACCTCAACGCCCTTGCCAAACGCGGGGTGCACGTGGTAACCGTAAACGACTACCTGGCCAAGCGTGACTCCGAGTGGATGGCGCCGTTATTTGAGTTCCATGGCCTGACCATCGACTGCATCGACAGACACCAGCCAAACTCTGAGGCCCGCCGCAACGCCTACAAAGCCGACATCACCTACGGCACCAACAACGAATTCGGTTTCGACTACCTGCGCGACAACATGAGCCGCGAGCCACAGGACCTGGTACAGCGCAAGCACCATTACGCCATGGTCGATGAGGTGGACTCCGTGTTGATTGACGATGCCCGTACGCCGCTGATCATTTCCGGCCCGGTGCCGCGCGGTGATGAGCATGAGTTCTACCAACTGAAGCCACGCATTGCGATGCTGGTAGAAGCGCAGCGCAAAGTTGTATCTAACTTCCTGATTGAGGCCAAGCGCCTGATCAAAGAGGGCAACACACAGGATGGTGGTTTATCATTGTTCAGAGCGTACCGTGGTTTGCCAAAGAGCAAGCCGCTGATCAAGTTCCTGAGTGAGACGGGTAACCGTGCCATCATGCAGAAGACAGAGAACTTCTACCTGCAGGATAACTCCCGCCAGATGCCGGAGGCTGATGAGCCGCTATACTTCACCATCGACGAAAAACACAACCAGATAGAGTTGACGGAGAAAGGCGTTGACCTGATCACAGGACAGGGCGAGGACCCGAACTTCTATATCATGCCGGACATCGGTATGGAGATCGCCGAGATTGAGAACAACAAAGCCCTGACGCACGAAGAGCAACTGCACGCCAAAGAGCAGCTGATCTCTGACTTCCAGGAGAAGTCGAAGCGTATCCACACCATCAACCAGTTGCTGAAGGCTTATACGTTGTTCGAAAAGGACACCGAGTATATCGTAACGCCGGACCACAAGGTGAAGATCGTGGATGAGCAGACGGGCCGTGTAATGGAAGGCCGTCGTTATTCGGATGGTTTGCACCAGGCTATTGAGGCGAAGGAGAACGTGAAGGTAGAAGATGCCACACAGACTTACGCCACGGTGACGCTGCAGAACTACTTCCGTATGTACCATAAGCTTTCGGGCATGACGGGTACGGCCGAAACAGAGGCAGGCGAGTTCTGGGATATCTACAAGCTGGATGTGGTGGTAATTCCAACCAACCGTCCGATCCAAAGAAAAGACGAACACGACAAAGTATACAAAACCGTTCGCGAGAAGTATAATGCCGTTGCCGACGAAATTGTGGAGCTGACAGAGAAAGGCCGTCCGGTGCTGGTAGGTACTACTTCGGTAGAGATATCAGAACTGCTGAGCCGCATGCTGAAGCTGCGCAACATCAAGCACCAGGTACTGAACGCGAAGATGCACCAGAAAGAGGCGGAGATCGTTTCTGAGGCGGGTAAGCCGGGAACGGTAACCATTGCCACCAACATGGCCGGTCGTGGTACCGACATTAAGCTGGCTCCAGAGTCGAAAGCTGCCGGTGGTCTGGCCATTGTGGGTACAGAGCGTCACGAATCACGCCGTGTCGACCGCCAGTTGCGTGGTCGTGCCGGCCGCCAGGGTGACCCGGGTTCTTCTCAGTTCTTTGTGAGTTTGGAGGATAACCTGATGCGCCTGTTCGGCTCTGACCGCATCGCCCGTCTGATGGACCGTATGGGTCTGGAGGAAGGCGAAGTGATTCAGCACTCGATGATCACCAACTCGATTGAGCGCGCTCAGAAGAAGGTGGAGGAAAACAACTTCGGACAGCGCAAGCGCCTGCTGGAGTATGACGACGTGATGAACGCACAGCGCGAGGTAGTGTACAAGCGCCGCCGCAATGCCCTGTACGGTGAGCGTCTGGAGCTGGATATCTGGAACATGATCTATGATATCAGCGAGGACGTAATCGTGAGCTACAAGAACATCAACGATTACGAGAACTTCCAGCTGCACGTACTGCGTGTGTTCGGTATTGAGTCTGCCATTTCAGAAGACGAGTTTAAGTCTACGGCGGCAAACCAGTTAGCCGAGCGCCTGTACAACGAGGCCCTGAACCATTACCTGGAGCGCAACAGGCAAACAGCCGCGCAGGCTTACCCGATCATCTCGGATATTCACCTGAACCGTGGACCGATGATCGAGAACGTGGCCGTGCCGTTTACCGATGGCAAACGCCAGCTGGCTGCCGTAGCCAACCTGACCAAGGCTTACGAGTCGAAAGGACAGGAGCTGCTGCGCTCGATGGAGAAGATTATCACGTTGGGTACGATCGACCAGGCCTGGACAGAGCACCTGCGCCAGATGGACGACCTGAAGCAAAGTGTGCAGAACGCTGTATACGAGCAGAAAGACCCGCTGTTGATCTACAAGTTTGAGTCGTTTGAGCTGTTTAAGCGCATGATCGGCAAAGTGAACGAGCAGACCATTCAGTTCCTGTTCCATGCCTCTATCCCGGTGCAGGCACCACAGCAGGTACAGGAACCAATAAGGCCGCCGATGGCGCCGAAGCCACCGGTACTGAAGGAGCAGAAGCAGGAGGTGCACTCTTCCCTGGAGAACCAGCGTGGCCAGACCACGACTGAGGCCCCGGAGCCGGAGCGCATCATGCCCGCGCACTCACAGAAAGTAGCCGGCCGCAACGACCGCGTGAGCGTGCAATACACCGATGGCCGCGTGCTGAAGGATGTGAAGTTTAAAAGCGTAGAAGACGATCTGCAGCACAACCGCTGTGTGCTGATCGAGGAATAAGAGAAGCGGCAGCCACGGGTTTATACTTGTGGCTGCCGTTTTACCGCTCTTACAAGTATAAATCAAAGGCGAAGGATATAGGAGAAAGAAACCTTTCATCTTATGTCCTTTATCTTTTACAGCACAACATGGCAGGAGAAGAACTAGCAGCCTACATCGACCATACCATTCTGAAGCCTGATGCCACGGAGGCGCAGGTGCAGCAGCTCTGCGACGAGGCCACCAAGTATGGCTTTGCCGCTGTGTGCGTGCCACCGTGCTACGTGCAACAGTCGCGGGAGCGGCTGGGTGCAGGCACGCAGGTGAACGTGGCGACAGTGGTTGGTTTTCCGCTGGGCTACCAGCACCCAAAGGTGAAGTTCCTGGAAACGCACCAGGCCATTGCGGATGGCGCGAATGAGATCGACGTGGTCATCAACATATCAGCACTAAAGTCGGGCAAGTATGCGGAGGTGGAAAACGAACTCAGCGACCTGGCTAAGTTCTGCCACCTGAAGGAGGCGGAGCTGAAGGTGATCATCGAAACGGCCTTGCTGACGGAGGAGGAAATCGTAAAAGCCTGCGAACTTTGCGTGAGCGCCGGGGCCGATTATGTGAAAACCTCCACTGGCTTTGCCAGCAAAGGCGCCACCGTGGCGCATGTAGAGCTGATGCGCCGCGTGCTGCCCGCTACCACGAAAATAAAGGCTGCCGGAGGTATCCGAACATTCGAGGATGCCGAAGCGTTAATCAAAGCCGGTGCGGACAGGTTAGGCTGCTCGGCAAGTATACAGATCGTGACTCATGAACAGAATTCTTAATTTTTTCCTGGCGCTGGTATTGCTGGCCGGTACCTCCTGCGCCTCTTCATCGGCCTCAAACAAAACAGGCAGCGAGGCGAAGATTGGCACGGGCAAAGCCAGGGTATCGGAAGACCTAAGCGTATACCGCCCCAAGTATGAGACGCCAGATGCCGGTACCACGGCTGCGCGCGTGGAGCCCACCAACCACGACAATGCGCAGGTAGCCGCCTTGATGGATACGGTGGTGAATGTGAACAGGAACATCAAGTATGCACAAGGCTACCGGATACTGGCCTATAACGGGTCAGAGCGGCAGACGGTGATGAACCTGCGCAAGTCCATCATTTCGCGGGTGCCTGAGGTAAAGGATTACCTGACGTACAACCAGCCGAACTTCCGGTTGATGATAGGCGACTTCTTTAATCGCGTGGAGGCGCAGCAGGTGCTCAACCAGCTGTCAGACCTGCTCCCAAATGCACAGATTGTGCAGGACAAGATCAACATCCCGAAAAGCTACTAACAGCACGGACATAGCACGTCAGTAAAAATAAATTCAAGAAAGCGTTGTGACCGGAAGCTGGTCGCAGCGCTTTTTATTTTTAACTTGCTTTTAGACCAGTTAACTT
Above is a window of Pontibacter akesuensis DNA encoding:
- a CDS encoding GNAT family N-acetyltransferase, with the protein product MEFRIATAADIPGMSRVRFAVQENQLSDPSLVTPENYREMIGEKGAGWVCAVAGEVVGFSIVDLTEANVWALFVDPTYAGRGIGRKLHDEMLAWSLAQGQQHLWLSTDSGTRAEAFYRKAGWQQTGTAPNGEVRFELSLPAWSSRFQAAE
- a CDS encoding class I SAM-dependent methyltransferase; translation: MYSFLTTENWADYELVDSGNFEKLERFGDYYVARPEPQAIWDKHLPEQEWQRMANAVFTRDKGSQEKGQWKLKKGMPEQWFINYQYNDLKLRFRLGLSSFKHVGIFPEQDSNWKFIYDTTQKLKTPQPKVLNMFAYTGAATLAAKAAGADVTHLDSIKQVNFWARDNMEASNLDNVRWLVEDAMKYARREVKRGNTYNGIILDPPSYGRGPNGEKWQLEEELNEMIKLCREMLDGTDYFLLINLYSIGFSAMILDNLMRGTFGEQIQNEELGELYLHDSGNRRLPLGTFFRFSSARR
- a CDS encoding Ig-like domain-containing protein, with product MKRSINTCTPLLLLLLGLFSWGCDTFEEDVIPVSFHEFKLFPDEVYMFKNNDTVRLMLLPLVNDSLKAAVSVTYGQPRHGQVAPGIYVGEEYETFYIPATDFWGTDSLTYTVCSDAICKTEKIVIHVEESIDFSTCVEALGADSLETTSNTPKEIKIFANDSFCNFLPFAPVTIQPQHGTLRFYDYPGSYKNPTFIYTPNRNFVGEDAFTYSVDFKSGMQQMQVKIKVKAQ
- the deoC gene encoding deoxyribose-phosphate aldolase → MAGEELAAYIDHTILKPDATEAQVQQLCDEATKYGFAAVCVPPCYVQQSRERLGAGTQVNVATVVGFPLGYQHPKVKFLETHQAIADGANEIDVVINISALKSGKYAEVENELSDLAKFCHLKEAELKVIIETALLTEEEIVKACELCVSAGADYVKTSTGFASKGATVAHVELMRRVLPATTKIKAAGGIRTFEDAEALIKAGADRLGCSASIQIVTHEQNS
- a CDS encoding sporulation protein; amino-acid sequence: MNRILNFFLALVLLAGTSCASSSASNKTGSEAKIGTGKARVSEDLSVYRPKYETPDAGTTAARVEPTNHDNAQVAALMDTVVNVNRNIKYAQGYRILAYNGSERQTVMNLRKSIISRVPEVKDYLTYNQPNFRLMIGDFFNRVEAQQVLNQLSDLLPNAQIVQDKINIPKSY
- the secA gene encoding preprotein translocase subunit SecA encodes the protein MFDFFGKTVAKIFGTKSDRDIKEVLPYVSKINEEYVKLSGLTDDELRGKTFEIKGIIDERLKPIDDKIAALHQRVIDEPELNIVQKENIFAEIDELEKDRNKELEVVLMEVLPTGFAVVKETARRWKENGQLVVTATDHDRMIAGRKINVQIEGDKATWANRWMAAGSEIVWDMLHYDVQLIGGTVLHQGKIAEMATGEGKTLVATLPAYLNALAKRGVHVVTVNDYLAKRDSEWMAPLFEFHGLTIDCIDRHQPNSEARRNAYKADITYGTNNEFGFDYLRDNMSREPQDLVQRKHHYAMVDEVDSVLIDDARTPLIISGPVPRGDEHEFYQLKPRIAMLVEAQRKVVSNFLIEAKRLIKEGNTQDGGLSLFRAYRGLPKSKPLIKFLSETGNRAIMQKTENFYLQDNSRQMPEADEPLYFTIDEKHNQIELTEKGVDLITGQGEDPNFYIMPDIGMEIAEIENNKALTHEEQLHAKEQLISDFQEKSKRIHTINQLLKAYTLFEKDTEYIVTPDHKVKIVDEQTGRVMEGRRYSDGLHQAIEAKENVKVEDATQTYATVTLQNYFRMYHKLSGMTGTAETEAGEFWDIYKLDVVVIPTNRPIQRKDEHDKVYKTVREKYNAVADEIVELTEKGRPVLVGTTSVEISELLSRMLKLRNIKHQVLNAKMHQKEAEIVSEAGKPGTVTIATNMAGRGTDIKLAPESKAAGGLAIVGTERHESRRVDRQLRGRAGRQGDPGSSQFFVSLEDNLMRLFGSDRIARLMDRMGLEEGEVIQHSMITNSIERAQKKVEENNFGQRKRLLEYDDVMNAQREVVYKRRRNALYGERLELDIWNMIYDISEDVIVSYKNINDYENFQLHVLRVFGIESAISEDEFKSTAANQLAERLYNEALNHYLERNRQTAAQAYPIISDIHLNRGPMIENVAVPFTDGKRQLAAVANLTKAYESKGQELLRSMEKIITLGTIDQAWTEHLRQMDDLKQSVQNAVYEQKDPLLIYKFESFELFKRMIGKVNEQTIQFLFHASIPVQAPQQVQEPIRPPMAPKPPVLKEQKQEVHSSLENQRGQTTTEAPEPERIMPAHSQKVAGRNDRVSVQYTDGRVLKDVKFKSVEDDLQHNRCVLIEE
- a CDS encoding Ppx/GppA phosphatase family protein, producing the protein MTNRLALIDMGTNTFHLLITEVDEQGQLHELYKTKVPVRLGQGGISNGAIAPEASERALRTLRDFRTTIDSYGAQTVRALATSMVRNASNGDSFVKDIFKQTDIRVEVIDGAREAEFIYYGVRAAGVLDENTALITDIGGGSIEFILCNQQEIFWKQSFELGAQRLMDKFFTQDPITAESIAAEKAYLEERLQPLTAAVAKYKPTILVGSSGTFDTLCDIDGLRKGDTSRTQTQPVASTLAVEDFYTVHQELLRKNHNERLAIPGMLEMRVDMIVLASIAVDFVLEKYKLQEIRVSAYALKEGVLHQMLAQR
- the dapF gene encoding diaminopimelate epimerase; the encoded protein is MAISFYKYQGTGNDFVMVDNRKHNFPADDEALVKSLCDRRTGVGADGLILLQNHPDYDFEMVYYNADGRVGSMCGNGARCTVRFARQLGVIEDVACFLAADGEHQASVERDLIQLKMHDVKEVEQIGEDFYLNTGSPHYVRFVEDVELLDVYEEGRAIRYNERFNEVGTNVNFVQRLSDNEIFVRTYERGVEDETLSCGTGVTAAALVAGMKGMQSPVKVKVLGGELQVAFEQHETGGFKHIYLMGPARQVFSGTVPLQQV
- a CDS encoding RNA polymerase sigma factor, translated to MITGKKVQTEEEIIAGCKQGKAAAQEKLYTLYSRRMMAVCTRYTKSRFEAEDIFHEAFVKVFKHLDSYNGGSFEGWVRRIFVNTAINHWHQNRKYEFQTDYSTVEESTPAGDDIISSISGQELLLLINQLPEGYKVIFNLYVVEGYNHREISEMLGIAEGTSKSQLAKAKSHLKKTLQKHSISEKC
- a CDS encoding GNAT family N-acetyltransferase, which produces MFLKSDHTYLRALEPTDLEFLYALENDTTVWHVGNTLTPYAKFVLEAYLENATADIYTVKQLRLAICNSSHQPVGAIDLFDFDPLHARAGIGIVVTAEHRGNGHAKDALELLLGYCHKTLQLHQVYCSVTASNLASINLFAQAGFKQVGVRKEWLRTLEGWDDVVEMQCLMQQDQTQV